The Limisphaera ngatamarikiensis nucleotide sequence CGTAGACGCGGCTGCTGACCTCGATGGTGCGGTTGAGGGAGGCGCCGTCGGGGAGCTGGAGGTAACAGAAGAGGGTGCCCTTGTCCTGGACAGGGATGAAGCCGGTGGGGACGGTGAGGAAGCCGAGCCCGGTCAGACCGAGCAGCCCGGCGTAGAGGATCATGACCATGACACCGTGGCGGATGACGAGGCGCAGGGCCCTGAGGTAACCGGAGCGGCAGGTTTCGAAGGTGCGGTTGAAGGCCTGGAAGAAGTGTCCGACGGTGCCGTGGATGAGGCGGCTGATGAGGTCGTGTTTTTCGGTGTGGGGCCGGAGCAGCAGGGCGCAGAGTGCGGGGCTGAGGGTGAGGGCAACGAAGGCGGAGATGAGGGTGGAGACGGCGATGGTGAGGGCGAATTGCTGGTAGAACCTGCCCTGGATGCCGGGCAGGAAGGCGGTGGGGAGGAAGACGGAGCTGAGGACCAGGGCGATGGCGACGACGGCGCTGCCGATTTCGTCCATGGCCTGTCGGGTGGCCTCGACGGGGGATTTGCCCTCGGCGAGGTGACGTTCGACGTTTTCGACCACGACGATGGCGTCGTCCACCACGATCCCGATGGCCAGGACGAGTCCGAAGAGGGTGAGGTTGTTGATGGAGAAGCCGAGGGCGGCCATGACGGCGAAGGTGCCGATGAGGGAGACGGGCACTGCGACGAGGGGGATGATCGAGGCGCGCCAGGTTTGGAGGAAGAGGATCACCACGAGGGTGACCAGGACCATGGCTTCGAGGAGGGTTTTGATGACTTCGCGAATGGATTCGCGGATGTAGATGGAGTCGTCGCGGACGATGCGATACTCCATGCCGGCGGGGAAGCGCTGGCGGAGTTCTTCCATGGCGCGCCGGACGGCGTCGGCGGTTTCGATGGTGTTGGATCCGGGTTGTTGGAAGATGCCGATGGCGACGGCGGGTTTGCCGTCCAGCCATGCGCTGATGTTGTAGTCGCGGGCGCCGAGTTCGATGCGGGCGACGTCGCGGAGGCGGGTGAGGCGCCCGTCGGCGCCGGTGCGGAGGATGATGTTGCCGAACTCCTCCTCGGTGACGAGACGGCCCTTGACCAGGGCGACCAGTTGCAACCGGGTATCCGGGGGTGTGGGCGGTTGGCCGAAGACACCGCCGGCGACTTCGACGTTCTGTTCGCGGATGGCGTTGACGACGTCGCCCACGGTGAGGTTGCGGGCGGAGAGTTTTTCGGGGTCGAGCCAGACCCGCATGGAATAGTCGCGGGCGTTGAAGATGAGGACGTCGCCGACGCCCGGCAGGCGGGCCAGGACATCCTTGACCTGGAGGTAGGCGTAGTTGCCCAGGAACACGTCGTCCAGGGAACCGTCGGGGGAGAAGAGGCTGATGACGGCGGTGAGGCTGGGGGAGCGTTTTCTGACTTCGATGCCGAGGCGCCGGACCTCCTCGGGCAGTCGGGGCAGTGCCAGGGCGACGCGGTTCTGCACGTGGACCTGGGCCAGGTCAATGTCGGTACCGACCTTGAAAGTGACCTGGATGACGAGGGAACCATCGGCGGCGGAGGAGGAGGACATGTAGAGCATGTTTTCCACCCCGTTGATTTCCTGTTCCAGCGGGGTGGCCACGGTGGCGGCGACGGTTTCCGGGCTGGCGCCGGGGAAGCGTGCGCGGACGAAGACGGTGGGCGGGGCCACTTCCGGGAAGGAAGCCACCGGCAACTCCAGCAGGGCCAGCAGCCCCACCAGGGTGATGAAGATGGACAGGACCGCGGCGAAGATGGGTCGGCGGATGAAGAAATGGGAGAACTTCATGGCACGAGCGGGTTGGACGGAAGTTGCATGGTGCGTGGGTTAGTGTTGTCCCTGGGCGGGTGCGGTTCCGGGTTCGACCACCTGGACCTTGAGGCCGGGTCGGAGCATCAGCAGCCCGCTGACGACGACGTTGTCGCCGGGCTGGAGACCGGAGCGGATGATGCGGAGGGTGCCGTGGGATCGGCCCGGGTCCACGGGTCGGGGTTCGACGATTCCCTGGGCGTTGACGACGTAGACGAATTTGCGGGTTTGCTCGGAGAGGATGGCGGCCTCGGGGATGAGGAGGGCCTGTTGGAGTTGTTCCACGGGCAGTCGGACGCGTGCGAACATGCCGGGGATGAGGCGGCGGTCGGGGTTGGGGAAGACGGCGCGGAGTCGGACGGTGCCGGTGCGCGGGTCGGCCTGGTTGTCCACGAAATCGATGTGGCCGCGATGGGGGAAGTCGGTGTCGCCGGCCAGGGCCAGTTCGCAGGGGACCGGTTCGGTGCCGGGTTGGGTGAGGCCGGGGAGACGGTCGCGGTATTGTTGGAAGGTTTCCTCGGGGACTTCGAAGTAGGCGTAGATGGGGTCCTGGGTGACGAGGGTGGCGAGGAGTGTGCCGGGCATCATGGTGCTGCCCTGGATCATGTTGCCGATGGCGACGAGGCGGCGGCCGATGCGGCCGTCGAGGGGTGCGGTGATGCGGGTGTAGGCGAGGTTGAGTTCGGCGGTGGTTTCGGCGGCGCGGGCTGCGGCCAGGGCGTCTTCGGCGGCGCGGACGGCTTTGGCGCGGGCGTCGTATTCTTCGTCGGCGATGGCGCGGGATTGGCGGAGGCGCTGCGCGCGTTCGAAGTCGTTGCGGGCGAGTTCGAGCTGGGTTTCGGCGCGGCGCCGTTCGGCGCGGGCGCGTTCCAGGTCGGCTTCGTAGGGTTTGGGGTCGATGACGAACAGCAGTTGGCCGGCTCGGACCTCCGCGCCGTCGCGGAAGTGGATGGATTCGAGGTAACCGGCCACGCGGGAGCGGATTTCGACGGTATCCACGGCCTCGAGGTGGGCGGGGTATTCATCCCAGTTGGTGACCGGGGCGGTGACGGGGTGGGTGACGGTGACCTGGGGGATGCGGGCCGGAGGTGGGGCGGGTGGTCGGCCGCAGGAGACCAGGGCGCCCAGGGTGAGGAGGAGGGCGCCGGTCAGGGCGGTGTGGATGGCGGGGTGGGGTTTGGGTGCGGACGCGTTTCCGGCCCGGGTTGGGATGCCGGGCGCGGTTGGGTTGTGGCGTGGGCGGATGAGGCGATGGATGGTTTTCATGAGAGTGTTCATGGTTTTGAGGAGAGGCGTTCCGGGTTGGGGTCGGGCCGGGCGCCGGTGGTTGCCGGCGGCGGTGCTTCCAGACCCGCGATGCAAAAGCTGAGGAAATGGGGGAGCAACGATTCGGTGTCGAGGGGGTTGCAGAGGCCCTCGGTTTTTTGGAGGGTGCGGCCCGGGTTGCAGAGCAGCAGGGCCAGGGCACCCCAGATGAATTCGTGTCGCCAGTAGAGGGCGGTTTTGGAGAGGTGGGGCAGGCACCGGCCCAGGAGGTCCAGGAAACCCTGGCGGACGTCGGCGAAGACGTTTTGGAAGATGTCCTGCAGGGGTGCGGCCGGTTCGGTGAGGACGCGGCCGAGCAGGCGCATGACGATGGAACCTTTGCGGGCGTCGGTGGTGGCGAGGTCGAGGGCGGGTCGGATCATGGATTCGAGGATGAGGCGCAGCGGGGGTGTTTGGGGTGGGGGATAGTTTGCGGCGAGTTGGGCGAGGGTGGATTGGTGGGTTTGGCGGAGCGGTTCGAGTCGGCGGAGCAGGACGGCGCGGATGAGACCGGTTTTGGATTCGAAGTGGTAGTAGAGGACGGGCAGGGTGACGCGGGCGCGGGCGGCGATGGTGCGGATGGAGGCGGGTTCGAACCCCTGTTCGGCGAAGGTTCGTTCTGCCGCATCGAGGATGCGTTGTCGGGTTTGGGCTGTATCGGTTCTGGGCATCGTCCAACCTGTTTATCCCTAACGATCGTTCGATAAGTTAGCGACGAGCGCGGACGTGTCAAGAGTGTGGGTGGGGTGGGTCGGGCGTTGCGACCGGGCGCGGGGCGAGGTTGAGGGGTTTGGGGTTGCGGGTTTGCGGTGGCGGGGCGGGGGGCGGTTGTGCTATGGATGGGGGCATGGGACCGAGGGGATCGGGGACCGGGGCCGGGTCGGATTGCCTGGCGCGGTCGTTGTTGCAGGTGTTTGCGGAGGAACCGTCGTTGGAGGCGGTTTCGGTGGATCGGGAGCGGAAGCTGGTGGAGGTGGCGACGCTGGGCCGGACGGATGTGGTGCGGTTGCGGGAGCGGTTGGAGGCGGGTTTGCGGGAGGTAGCGGATTTGCGGGTGGGGCGTGAATGTGCGTTGGTGTCGGGGCGTGGGGATTGTCGGACGTGTGGTCGGCCGTTACCGGAGGCGGATGTTCGGCAGTTTCGGTTTCGGCATGAGCGCGGGGTGACCACAGTGAGTCGGGTGACCTGTCCGACGGCGCCGACGTTGTGGCGGTGGCGGCGTTGGCCGTTGCCGCGGTTTGTGCAGCGGGACGTGGATGTGGAGGAGGTGGAGTCGCATGAGGGGGAGTGGCGGTGGCAGCTGGCGGCTTCGTTGGTGTGCGGTGGACTGACGTTGATGGCGGTGGTGGGGTCTGCGCGGGGTTGGGGTGCGGGTTGGGTTTTGGGGTTGCAGGTGCTGGGGTATGTGGCTGGTGGGTGGTTTGCGGTGGAGGAGGCGTGGGAACGGTTGCGGCGGTATCGCGGGTTGGACGTGCATTTTTTGATGCTGGCGGTGGCGTTGGGGAGTGCGGCGGTGGGGCAGTGGGCGGAGGGTGCGGTGTTGTTGTTCTTGTTTTCGCTGGCGGGGGCGCTGGAGCATTACGCGCTGGAGCGGACGCAACGGGAGGTGCGGGCGTTGTTTCGGAATGCACCGAAGACGGCGACGGTGTTGGGGGAGGATGGTGGGGAGCGGGAGTTGCCGGTGGAGGCGGTGGAACCCGGGATGCGGTTGGTGGTGCGGCCCGGGGCGCAATTTGCTGTGGACGGCGAGGTGATTCGGGGGGAGAGCGCGGCGGACGAGTCGAATCTGACCGGTGAATCGCTGCCGGTGGGGAAGCGTGTGGGGGATGTGGTGTTGGCGGGGACGCTGAATTTGTGGGGTGTGTTGGAGGTGCGGGCGTTGCGGCCGGCGTCGGAGAGTGCGCTGCAGAAGATTGTGCGGTTGATTCGGGAGGCGCAGCGGCAGAAGGCGCCGGCGCAGCGGTTTACGGAGCGGTTCAGTGCGGCGTACACGTATGCGGTGCTGGGTTTGACGGTGGGGATGTATTTGGTGTGGTGGTGGGGCATGGGGTTGGCGCCGTTTCGGTCGCCGGATCCGGGTCAGCCGGGGCTGAGCGCGTTTTATCGGGCGATGACGTTGTTGGTGGTGTCGTCGCCGTGTGCGCTGGTGCTTTCGATTCCGTCGGCGATTTTGGCGGCGATTGCGTGGGGTGCACGGCATGGGATTTTGTTTCGGGGCGGGGCGGCGGTGGAGAAGCTGGCGGAGGTGACGTTGGTGGCGTTGGACAAGACGGGGACGTTGACGACGGGGGAACTGAGGGTGGAACGGGTGGAGAGCCGTCCGGCGGGTCGGGAAGGGGAGGTGCTGGTGCTGGCGTGTGCGGTGGAGCGGTGGTCGAATCATCCGCTGGCGCGGGCGTTGACGCGGCATGGGAAGCAGCTGGGGCTGGAGTTGCCGGAGGTGAGCCGGTTTGAGTCGGTGACCGGTCAGGGTGTGAAGGCCCGGGTTGGGGATCGGCTGGTGTGGGTGGGGCGTCGGGAATGGATTGAGGCGGAGTTGGGCGGCGGGGTATCGGCTCCGGCGGACTGGGTGGTCGGGGACCGGCCCGGGGAGGTTTGGGTGTGGTTGTATCGGGAGGGGTTGTGGGGCCGGATTTTGTTGCGGGACGAGGTGCGTCCGGAGGCGGCGGGCCTGGTGGAACGGCTGCGTCGGGCGGGTTTGCGTTTGGTGGTGTTGACGGGGGACCGTCGGGCGGCGGCGGAGCATTTGCGGCGGGAGCTGGGTGTGGACGAGATTCGGGCGGAGTTGAAGCCGGAGGAGAAGGTGGCGGCGATTCGCGAGTGGAGCGAATCCGGGGAACGTGTGGCGATGGTGGGGGATGGTGTGAACGATGCGCCGAGTTTGGCGGCTGCGCATGTGGGGGTGGCGATGGGGGCGCGCGGGTCGGATGCGGCGCTGGAGCAGGCGGACGTGGTGTTGATGCATGATCGGATTGAGAACTTTCTGGCGGCTTATGAGCTGAGTCGGCGTGCCCGGCGGATCATCCGGCAAAATCTGGCGGTGTCGTTGGGGACGGTGGTGGTGTTGGTGGTGTTTGCGTTGCTGGGCAAGATTCCGTTGCCCCTGGGGGTGGTGGGTCATGAGGGGAGCACGGTGGTGGTGGTGATGAACAGCTTGCGACTGTTGGTGGGGCGGTGGTCGGGTTCGACCCGTGGTGGGTGAGGCCGGCCCGGGTCCGGGCGCGAGTTGTGCGCGGTGGACTGGGCGGGTTTGTGAGGGCGTGGGGTGCTCCGGCGGGGTGGGCTCGTGGTTATGGGGCGGGTGGTTGGCCGGGCGGCGCGGTCGGTATGGGGGACGGGGGCTGGTGTGGCGGGAATGGTGTGGGGTCNNNNNNNNNNNNNNNNNNNNNNNNNNNNNNNNNNNNNNNNNNNNNNNNNNNNNNNNNNNNNNNNNNNNNNNNNNNNNNNNNNNNNNNNNGGTGGGACCCGCGGAGGGGCGTTGTACCGACCATGCCTCAACCAACCTCAACCCTGACGAATCCGGCGCCCTTGCCAGAGCGCCAGAAATCCGAGACCGATGAGGGCGGCGGTTGCGGGTTCGGGCACCACCACGGACGCCCATGATGTGCCGATGCGCACGTCATCCAGGGCGTAGGTGCCGCCGCCGTTATAGGGGCCGGCGGTGCGGACGGTGAAGTGGAACGCATGAATGCCGGTGTCATCGGAGCCGACGGTTGTGGCGATGGTGGGGGTTGGAACGTTACTTTCGTCCGCGCCGAACGAGCTGGCGGGCGGGTTGACCCAGAGGGCCAGTTCGTCGTTGTTGGCACCGTCGACGTATTTGTAGCGCCAGACCAGCAGGTAGGTTTGGCCGATGGTGAGGGGATCGGCGGTCCAGGCGACGTCGTTGTTTGCCACCTTGGCGATGCCCAGTTTCAGGTCGGTGCCGACGAACACGCCGGCGGACGGTGTGAACCCGCCGCCGCCGACGCTGTCGCGGTAGGCGCTGAGCAGGCGCGGGTTGCCTTCCGGGCCGGCGTCCACTCTGAGGAGGTAGGATACGTAGAGGCTGCCCAGGTCGGCCCAGTTGGCCAGGGAGTTGGCATCAGGTGCGATCACGACACCGCGGTCCCGGTTGGAGGTGGGTATTCCTTGGGACAACAACCCTTTACCGCCCAGGGACGGCAGGCCGGGGAAGGTCAATGCCGCGCTGCTATCCACGGTGGCCGAGCCGGTGCCGGTGCTGTTGCCAACGGTCCAGATATCGCCGCTGCTGCCGCTGGTGCCGAGCCTTTCACCTTCGGGGTAGTCGAACCCGTCGGCGAAGGGCAGGGGCACGCCGGAGGTCGTCCGGGTGCCGAGTGCCAGGCCGATGGCCATGGCCATGAGGATGGACGAGGTGCACGTTTTCATGGGTCGCGATTCAGGTTTGCCGGTTTTGCTTCAGGGACATTGTAAGCCGGCCGGGGGACGTGTCATTGATGAAGATTTGCACGGCACCTTGAAAAAAAGGCATGGGTGGCGACCGGGCGTGGTTCAGGGCAGGCCGGTGCCGGTGGCGTCGCGGACGATGATGGGGTTGCCGCGGTTGGGTCGGATGGTGACGTTTTGGAGGTTGATGTTGCGGACGTGGCGGAGCTCGAGGCCGGTGCGGGTGGCGGTGATGTGGAGGTTTTCGAGTTGGACGTTTTCGATGGGGGCTTCGGGCAGGCCGATGATGAGGCCGGCGTTTTCGTAGCAGGAGGCGGTGAGGTTGCGGAGGAGGATGTTGCGGTATTTCGGGGTTTCGGGGGTGACGGGTTGGGCTGTGTCCTCGGTGGGGATGCGGGGGTAGTAGGCGGTGAAGGTGATGGCTCGTTCGACGTTGGTCATCCGGATGTCTTCGTAGACGAGGTCTTCGACGGGGCCGCCGCGGCCGCGGTGGGATTTGATGCGGATGCCGTTTTCGGTGTTTTGGAAGGAGCAGCCGCGGACGAGCAGTCGGCGCACGCCGCCGACGGTTTCGCTGCCGATGGAGAGGCCGTGTCCGCGGAAGAACCGGCAATGGACCACGGTGATGTCTTCCGAGCCGAACGGGCGGTCTGGGAGGCGTCGGCCGGATTTGATGGCGATGTTGTCGTCGCCGACGTCCATGAGGCAGTTGGTGATGACGACGTGGCGGCTGAGGCTGGGGTCGATGCCGTCGGTATTGGCGGCTTGTTCGGGGGCGAGGACCTTGACGTTTTCGATCCGGACGTTTTCGCATTCGACCGGGACGAAGTGGAAGGTGGGAGCGTTTTGGAGGGTGATGCCGCTGAGCAGGACGTTACGGCAGCGGGTGAGGACGATGAGGCGGGGTCGGGGCAGGGTGTAGCCGGGTTGGCGGCGCCGGGCTTCCTCGGCGGCGGGCCACCAGACGTCGCCGGAGCCGTCCACGGTTCCCTGGCCGGTGATGGTGATGTTGGTGAGGTTCTGGCCGCTGATGAGGGGGAGGAAATCGCTGCTGCTTTTGGCCTGGAGCCAGTCACCGGGTTCTTTCATGAAGTCGCGGCGTTCGCGTGTGGCGCGGAGGGTGGCGCCTGCTTCGAGGAGGAGGGTGATGTGGCTGTGGAGGGTGAGTGGCTGGCAGAGGTAATCGCCGGGGGGCACGCGGACCAGGCCGCCGCCGGCGGCGGCGCAGGCGTCCAGGGCCTGTTGGATGGCGCGGGTGTCGAGGGTACGCCCGTCGCCCCGGGCGCCGTAGTCCCGGACGTTCCATTCTTGCGGGGGTCCGGGGGTTGCGGGGGCGGGTTGGATGAGAATTGTGAGGAGGAGCAGGGCGATGAGGGCGGCGGGTGGCCGGGTTGGGTCGGGTGCGGGTGGGTGGCAGGTGCTGGTTTTCACGGGTTTCCGGCTTTGGTGTGGGTTGTGGATGGGTTTGGGTTTATTTGGCCAGGCTTTCCCGAAACTGTTTGGGGGACATGCCGACGGCGTGTTTAAAGGCGACGCAGAAGCTGTTGGTGCTCTGGTACCCGCAGGCGCGGGCGATGACGTCGAGTTTGTCGTCGGTTTCGGCCAGGAGTTTACGGGCGCGTTCGATTCGGACGCGGTGGAGTTCCTGGCCCGGGGTACGGCCGAGGTGTTCGACGAAGGCCTTGTGGAGTGCGCGGCGGGACATGGCGGCGACCTCGACGAGGTCTTTCACGGAGATGGGTTCGTGGCTGTGTTCCCAGATGAAGCGGAGGCTGCGGGCGACGCCGGGGTGAGGGACGGCGAGGAGGTCGCTGCTTTTGCGGACGACGACGCCGGCGGCGGGGATGCGGATGGGTTTGGTGGGTGGTTTGCGGCCGTTCATGAGTTGGTCGAGGAGTTCGGCGCCGCGGTAGCCGAGGAGTTCGAGGTTGGTATCGACGCTGGAGATGGGGGTTTGCATGGCGTCGGGGGCCAGGAGGTAATTTTCGGCGCCGCAGATGGCGACTTCATCGGGGACTTTGAGGCCGGCGAACTCGCAGGCTTCCAGGACGTCGAGGGCGTGCTGGTCATTGGCGGCGAAGACGGCGACGGGTTTGGGGGCGCGCCGGAGTTTGGTGGCCAGCCAGAGGCGTTTGCGGGACCATTGTTCGCGGTCCTGGCGGAACCAGGAGGATTCGTACCATTTGAGCCAGAGGCAGGAGTATCCGGCCTCGGCGAGGGCGGCCTGGAAGCCCTGGCCGCGTTCTTCGTAGGACCAGTTGGGGGAGTCGCTGTAGAAGATGAAGTTTTTGAAGCCGCGGGAGAGGAAATGTTCGGCGACGAGTTGGGCGGCGTGGGCGTGGTCTTCGAGGACGCGGGGGAACCGGAGGTGGGGGCGGCGGTAGCTGAAGTCCACGGTGGGCTTGTTCAGGCGTTCGACGAACTCGGCCAGTTCGTCCCAGGCTCCGAGCCAGGCGAGGACGCCGTCGCCCTCCCAGCCCCAGGGCAGGACTTTTTCGCGGGCGAGGTTGGCGGAGAGGGACCAGCCGTGTTCCTCGGCGTATCGTTCGATGCCGCGGTGGAGGCGGTAATCGTACCAGCCGAGCGCGACCAGGACGCGCCGCGAGCGTTTATCGCGTTTTGTGCCGTGTTTCATGGCCGCTGTCCCGGGAGGTGGTTCCGGATGGTTCCGGCGCCCGTAGGGGGTGGCCTCTGTGCCCCAGGGGGCCGGAGACAGCCGGACCGGTTGAGAGGGACCGTTCCGGGACCGGCTGGCGTGGTGGGCCGGGGCCGGTGACGGTCCGACTCGTGGTTGAATGTGCCCGGGCCGGGGGGACACGGCAAGACCCGGCTGAGGGGTTTCAGACGCCGCTGAATGCGGCGAAGCCGCCGTCCACGGGCACGACGACTCCGGTGACGAACCCGGCGGCTTCGTCGCTGACCAGCCAGAGGAGGGTGCCGATGAGGTCGCAAGGTTCGCCGAACCGGCCCATGGGTGTATGGGCGAGGATGGTGCGGGCCCGGGGCGTCCAGGTGCCGTCGGGTTGGAGCAGGAGCGAGCGGTTTTGTTCGGTGACGAAGAAGCCCGGGGCGATGGCGTTGACGCGGATGCCGACCTTGGAGAAATGGACGGCCAGCCACTGGGTAAAGTTGCTGACGGCGGCCTTGGCGGCGGAGTAGGCCGGGATTTTGGTCAGGGGCCGGAAGGCGTTCATGGACGAGATATTGATGATGACGCCGCGGCCTTTGGCGGCCATTTCGCGGGTGAAGGCCTGGGTGGGGAGCAGGGTGCCGAGGAAGTTGAGGTTGAAGACGAACTCGACGCCCCGGGGGTCGAGGTCGTAGAAGGTAACGACCTCTTTTTGGGCTGCCTGGAGGTCTTCGGGTCGGAGGTGTTCGAAGGTTGTGGTGCCTTTGGGGTGATTGCCGCCGGCGCCGTTGATGAGGATGTCGATGGGGCCGAGTTGGCGTTTGACGGTTTCGTTGGCGGCGGCGAGGCTGTCGGGTTGGAGGACGTCGCATGCCACGGCCAGAGCGGTGCCGCCTTCCTGTCGGATGAGTGAGGCGACGGTTTCGGCGGCTTCTTGTTTGAGGTCGGCGACGGCCACGCGGGCGCCGCAGGCGGCCAGAGCGCGTGCCATGACGCTACAGAGGACACCGCCACCGCCGGTGATGAGGGCCACACGATCTTGCAGGTTGACGTGGAATGGAAGTTGTAGGTTTGCCATAAACCGGGTTCAAGCGAAGCGACCGCGCCAGGCCCAGAGGCCCAGTGCGGGGTTGGAGATGAAAAAGACCTTTTCGCCGTCGGGTAAGGTGTTCCAGCCGTCGCGGAGGCGGTCGGGCGGATACCGTTGGAGCATGGTGTTGAGGTCGGCGTATTCGAAGCCGACGCCCTCGATTTCCCGGCGGGAGAGGTGTCCGGGGCAATAGATGATGCGGAAGCGGCCTTCGGAGCTGCCGTGGATGAGGTGGGCGGCGGCGCTGAGGTTGGCCTGGAGTTCGGGTTGTTCGCGGACGGCCCGGAGGGTGGCCGGGGTGCCGCGGTACCCGTATTTGCGGATGAGCCGGTCGATTTCCGGGTCTTCACCGAACTCGCGCAGGCCGGGTGCCAGGACGATGAGTTCGCCGCCATCGGCCATGGCCATGCGGGTGCGGTAGATGCTTTTGTTGCCGAGCCAGGTGCTTTTGAACTCGGCGGGGTCGAGGTAGACCACCACTTTGCGCAGGGGTTCATCGACCATTTCGAAGTTGACCCGGAGTGAGAGGGCGGCGGCTTTTTCGAATCCGGAACGGTCGTCGCTGATGAAGAGGCCGCGGATGTGGAGGCGGCCGTCCTCGCCGCGGCTGACGACGGTGTGGATGTAGACGACGGGCAGGTGTTTGAGGAAATGTTCGGAGGCGTAATCGAGGATGCGGCGGACGGGGGTGTCGGCCCGACCCATCATGCGTTCCATGCCGTAGGCGGCGCCGATGAAGTGGCTTTTGTTGATGCCCTCGGCGCCGCCGGTGCCCACGAAGAGGTTTTTGTTGTAGCTGGCCATGCCGATGACCTCGTGGGGTACGACCTGTCCGATGGAGAGGACGAGGTCGTGGTTGCCTTCCCAGATGAGGCGGGCCAGTTGGGCGGGCCAGGCGAAGTCGACGGCGCCTTCGGAGACCTGGCGGACGAATTCGGCCGGGACCTCGCCGATGGTGACGACGCCGGTGCGCCAGTTGTGGACCCGGAAGAGTTCGGGCGGGACCCCGGCGTACATTTCGGCGATTTGTTGGGGGGTCATGGGGCTGTGCGTGCCTAGGGCGGGCAGCACGTCGACCAGGCGCGGTCCGTAGTATTCGTAGACCAGGCGGGTCAGGAGACCTGCTTGGGAGTGGAAGCGGGTGAAATCCGGCGGTACCACTAGGACGCGCCGGCGCGGACCGAGACGGTCCAGCGCGGCGAACAGTGCCTGGCGCAGTTCCGGTTCGGTCAACCTGGCCGTGGCTGATCCCAGTTCGCAGTACAGCATGTGAGCACCCAAAAAGCTTCGATAGTGCCCAGCCTACACGGGATGGGCGTTGGGAAAAATGACGATTTTGTGCTCGGCACCCGTGGATTTTTGCACGGTGGTTTGGGGGTGGTGGCCGGGGCGGGTGCGGGGCTGTGGCGGGCGGTTTGCGGGGTGCGGCGGCGGCCGGCCCGGATTTACCGGCCGGTGTCGGCCCCGGACCATTCCCTGCCATTGACGATGATTTTCAGGCCTGCGTGGGACGGGTTGGGTTGGAAGGTGGCCTTGACGCCGGGCGGCACGGTGTAGTGGACGGTGAGGGTGGAAGCGTCGCGGCGCCAGGAGACCTCGACGGGCCCGCGGATGGTGGCGGTGCGGCCCTCGGCCCAGGTGAGGTCGAACAGGCGCGGGCTGATGATGACCTCGGAGGCGCCGGGGGCGGCGGGTTGGATGCCGAGTATGAGTCGGTTGAGGTAGTAGACGGGTGCGGAGGACCATGCGTGGCAGTGGCTGCGGGTGGGGAATCGGCCGCCGCCGGTGGTGCCGGTGGGGAAACTTTCCCATGCGGTGGTGGCTCCGGCCTCGAGCATGGGCAGGTAATGCCGATAGATTTCGGCGAGGATGAGGTCCTGGAGGCCGAGTTTTTCGAGGGCCTCGTAGAGGTAGAGTGCGGCGAAGGGGGAACCTACGAGGACCATGTCGGGGGGTGGATTGGTGAGGTTGCGGATGGCGGCGGCGCGTTGTTCGGGTGGGACGACGTCGAAGAGGAGGGCCAGGAAACTGGTGTGTTGGCTGATGACGGGGCTGAGGGAACCGTCGTCGTGGAGGGCGTCGGCGTAGGCGCCGCGTTGGGGCAGCCAGAGCCGCTGGATGCCGCGGGTGAGGCGGTTGCGCCACTGGTGGAGCTCGGGGGTGTGGGTGGAATCGCCGAGGACGTCGGCGGTGCGGAGGGCGGCGTCGATGGCGCCCGCCATGAGGAGGGAGTTGTGGAGGACGGTTTGGCGGTTTTGATCGAGGTTGACCCAGTCAAAGAAGTTCCAGAACGGCGCGGAGAACAGGTCCTGGTTGTTGAGGAACCGGGCTGCGCCCTGGAGGTTACGGATCATGGCCGGGTAGGTCTGTCGGAGCCAGTCGCGGTCGCCGGTTTCCCAGTAATAGTCCCAGGCGGCGATGCCCCAGAGGAAGCTCCAGGCCGGGATGAGGACGTCCCAGGAGGAGGGTGTCTGGCAACCGGCGATGGGGAATCGCTCGAGGGACTCTGCGGTGAGGCGGATGCAGCGACGGGCCAGGTCGTGGGCACCGAAGATGCCGTAGGCGAAGAGGGCTTCGTTGCGTGCGTCACCGACCCAATGGGTTTGTTCGTAGAGCGGGCAATCGGTGAAGGTG carries:
- a CDS encoding xylose operon transcription regulator XylR, giving the protein MKHGTKRDKRSRRVLVALGWYDYRLHRGIERYAEEHGWSLSANLAREKVLPWGWEGDGVLAWLGAWDELAEFVERLNKPTVDFSYRRPHLRFPRVLEDHAHAAQLVAEHFLSRGFKNFIFYSDSPNWSYEERGQGFQAALAEAGYSCLWLKWYESSWFRQDREQWSRKRLWLATKLRRAPKPVAVFAANDQHALDVLEACEFAGLKVPDEVAICGAENYLLAPDAMQTPISSVDTNLELLGYRGAELLDQLMNGRKPPTKPIRIPAAGVVVRKSSDLLAVPHPGVARSLRFIWEHSHEPISVKDLVEVAAMSRRALHKAFVEHLGRTPGQELHRVRIERARKLLAETDDKLDVIARACGYQSTNSFCVAFKHAVGMSPKQFRESLAK
- a CDS encoding SDR family oxidoreductase encodes the protein MANLQLPFHVNLQDRVALITGGGGVLCSVMARALAACGARVAVADLKQEAAETVASLIRQEGGTALAVACDVLQPDSLAAANETVKRQLGPIDILINGAGGNHPKGTTTFEHLRPEDLQAAQKEVVTFYDLDPRGVEFVFNLNFLGTLLPTQAFTREMAAKGRGVIINISSMNAFRPLTKIPAYSAAKAAVSNFTQWLAVHFSKVGIRVNAIAPGFFVTEQNRSLLLQPDGTWTPRARTILAHTPMGRFGEPCDLIGTLLWLVSDEAAGFVTGVVVPVDGGFAAFSGV
- a CDS encoding glycosyl hydrolase family 28 protein; translated protein: MKTSTCHPPAPDPTRPPAALIALLLLTILIQPAPATPGPPQEWNVRDYGARGDGRTLDTRAIQQALDACAAAGGGLVRVPPGDYLCQPLTLHSHITLLLEAGATLRATRERRDFMKEPGDWLQAKSSSDFLPLISGQNLTNITITGQGTVDGSGDVWWPAAEEARRRQPGYTLPRPRLIVLTRCRNVLLSGITLQNAPTFHFVPVECENVRIENVKVLAPEQAANTDGIDPSLSRHVVITNCLMDVGDDNIAIKSGRRLPDRPFGSEDITVVHCRFFRGHGLSIGSETVGGVRRLLVRGCSFQNTENGIRIKSHRGRGGPVEDLVYEDIRMTNVERAITFTAYYPRIPTEDTAQPVTPETPKYRNILLRNLTASCYENAGLIIGLPEAPIENVQLENLHITATRTGLELRHVRNINLQNVTIRPNRGNPIIVRDATGTGLP
- a CDS encoding lactate racemase domain-containing protein codes for the protein MLYCELGSATARLTEPELRQALFAALDRLGPRRRVLVVPPDFTRFHSQAGLLTRLVYEYYGPRLVDVLPALGTHSPMTPQQIAEMYAGVPPELFRVHNWRTGVVTIGEVPAEFVRQVSEGAVDFAWPAQLARLIWEGNHDLVLSIGQVVPHEVIGMASYNKNLFVGTGGAEGINKSHFIGAAYGMERMMGRADTPVRRILDYASEHFLKHLPVVYIHTVVSRGEDGRLHIRGLFISDDRSGFEKAAALSLRVNFEMVDEPLRKVVVYLDPAEFKSTWLGNKSIYRTRMAMADGGELIVLAPGLREFGEDPEIDRLIRKYGYRGTPATLRAVREQPELQANLSAAAHLIHGSSEGRFRIIYCPGHLSRREIEGVGFEYADLNTMLQRYPPDRLRDGWNTLPDGEKVFFISNPALGLWAWRGRFA